The DNA region TGTAGTCGATGTCGGCCTTGGTGGCGGCCGGGTGGGCCAAGTCGAGATTCCAGTCGGTGTCGGTGGTTCCGATGATCCAGTGCGTGCCCCACGGGATCACGAACAGCACCGACTTCTCGGTACGCAGGATGATCGCGACCTCGCTGACGACGCGGTCGCGCGGCACCACGATGTGCACCCCCTTGGAGGCCCGCACCCGAAACCGGCCGCGCTGCTTGGACAGTGCCTGGATCTCGTCGGTCCACACCCCGGTGGCGTTGACCACGACGTGCCCGTGCACCTCGGTGACCGCTCCGTCCTCGGAGTCTCGGATCCGCACGCCGATGACGCGGTCTCCCTCGCGCAGCAGCGAGACCACCTGGGTCGAGGTCCGCACCACGGCGCCGTAGTGGGCCGCGGTGCGCGCCACGGTCATGGTGTGGCGGGCGTCGTCGACGACGGTGTCGAAGTAGCGGATGCCACCGATCAACGAGCTGCGCTTCAGGCCGGGGGCCAGCCGCAGTGCCCCGGACTTGGTCAAATGCTTCTGTGCGGGAACCGATTTCGCCCCGCCGAGCTGATCGTAGAGGAAGATGCCCGCCGCCATGTACGGCCGCTCCCACCAGCGGTTGGTCAACGGGAACAGGAACGGCAACGGCTTGACCAGGTGCGGCGCCAGCGTCGTCAGCGACAGCTCGCGTTCATAGAGCGCCTCGCGCACCAACCCGAACTCGAGCTGTTCGAGGTAGCGCAGCCCACCGTGGAACATCTTCGAGGACCGGCTCGAGGTGCCGGAGGCGAAGTCGCGCGCCTCCACCAGGGCCACTCGCAGCCCGCGGGTGGCGGCGTCCAGGGCCGCTCCCGCGCCCACCACCCCGCCGCCGATGACGACGACATCGAACTGCTCGGCACCGAGGCGTTCCCACGCCCGGGCGCGCTGGGCCGGGTTCACCACCGATTCCGTCTCCGGATCGCTCACCGGATCTCCTAGCTACTCGGGCAGTACCGGTCTCAGGCTACGTGCTGACCGCGTCGGCTGTCCTGCGCGAGGGTGCGCAGACCCGGTGCGCGCAGCGGCGTGTCGGCCGGGGACACGCCCGCTCGCGGAGGATCGGGGGAATGGGGGGAGGCCTCAGTCCAGGTCATCGTGGGCCATCAGGCGGCGGGCGGCCTCCACGATCGAGCCCGACAACGACGGGTACACCGACAGCGTCTGCGCCAGATCCGTCACCGAGATGCGGTTCTGCACCGCCAGCGCGATCGGCAGGATCAGCTCCGAGGCGATCGGCGCCACCACCACCCCGCCGATCACCACACCGGTGGCGGGTCGGCAGAAGATCTTGACGAAACCGTGCCGCAGCAGCGACATCTTGGCGCGCGCGTTGGTGTTCAGCGGCAGCATCAGGGTGCGGGCCGGCACGCTGCCGTCGTCGATCGCGCTCTGCGGGATGCCGACCGCACCGATCTCGGGGCGCGTGAACGTCGCTGCGGCGACCGTCCGCAACCGGATCGGGGACACCCCCTCGCCGAGCGCGTGGTACATCGCGATGCGGCCCTGCATGGCCGCCACCGACGCCAACGGCAACAGGCCGGTGCAGTCACCGGCGGCATAGATACCGGCCGCCGGAGTGCGGGAGACCCGGTCGACCGGGATGTAGCCGCCGGGGTTGAGTTCGACCCCGACGCGCTCGAGCCCGAGGCCGGCGGTGTTGGGCACCGAGCCGACCGTCATCAGCGCGTGGCTGCCCTCCACGGTTCTGCCGTCGGCGATGTTGACCCGGACTCCGGTCGGGGTCCGCTGCACGGAATTGGCCCGGGCGTTCTTGACCAGCGTGACCCCGCGTTCGGCGAACACCTCCTCGAGCACCGCGGCGGCGTCGCTGTCCTCGTGCGGCAGGATCTGGTCCCGGCTGGCGACCACGGTGACCGTGACGCCGAGTTCGGTGTAGGCGTTGCAGAACTCCGCGCCGGTCACCCCGGAGCCCACGATGATCAGGTGCTCGGGCAGCTCATCGAGGTCATAGAGCTGCCGCCAGTTCAGGATGCGCACCCCGTCGGGTTCGGCGTTGGGCAACACCCGCGGGCGGGCCCCGGTCGCGATGAGCACGACGTCGGCCTTGAGCACGCCGGTCCGGCCGTCGGCCGTGGTCACCTTGACCCGGTGGTGTGCCATCCCCGCGATGTCGTCCACCAACTCGGCGCGCCCGTTGATCACCGTCACCCCGTTGTTGAGCAACTGGTTACCGATGTCGGCCGATTGGGACGCCGCGAGCGTCATCGCGCGGTTGTTGAGCTGACTCAAGGTGATCTTGGCGGCCTCGATGCCGAGGTCGAAGCCCAGGCCGGCGGCGCGCCGCAGTTCGGTGCGCACCCCGGTCGAGGCGATGAAGGCCTTGGACGGCACGCAGTCGAAGAGCACGGCGGCGCCGCCGATCCCGTCGGAGTCGACCACGGTGACGTGGTTGGCGTCCTTTCCGTACCCCGCGGCCACCAGTGCCGCCTCATAGCCGGCCGGCCCGCCGCCGACGATCACGATGCGCCTCACCACAGCTGCTCCACGGCAATTAACCTAGGCCAACCCGGGCCCCGGCGTGGCGTGGGTGTGGATGTCGGCCGACCTTCGATCGCAGGCCGTCTAAGCTTTCCCCGTGCCGCTCTACGCTGCCTACGGGTCCAACATGCATCCAGAGCAGATGCTGGAACGGGCGCCGCACTCGCCCATGGCCGGAACCGGCTGGTTGCACGGCTGGCGCCTGACGTTCGGCGGTGAGGACCTGGGCTGGGAAGGTGCGCTGGCCACCGTCGTCCAGGACCCGCAGTCGAAGGTCTTCGTGGTGCTCTACGACATG from Mycolicibacterium sp. MU0053 includes:
- a CDS encoding glycerol-3-phosphate dehydrogenase/oxidase → MSDPETESVVNPAQRARAWERLGAEQFDVVVIGGGVVGAGAALDAATRGLRVALVEARDFASGTSSRSSKMFHGGLRYLEQLEFGLVREALYERELSLTTLAPHLVKPLPFLFPLTNRWWERPYMAAGIFLYDQLGGAKSVPAQKHLTKSGALRLAPGLKRSSLIGGIRYFDTVVDDARHTMTVARTAAHYGAVVRTSTQVVSLLREGDRVIGVRIRDSEDGAVTEVHGHVVVNATGVWTDEIQALSKQRGRFRVRASKGVHIVVPRDRVVSEVAIILRTEKSVLFVIPWGTHWIIGTTDTDWNLDLAHPAATKADIDYILDHVNTVLATPLTHDDIDGVYAGLRPLLAGESDETSKLSREHAVAVPAPGLVAIAGGKYTTYRVMAADAIDAAAEFVPTRVAPSITEKVPLVGADGYFALINQTEHVGERNGLHPYRIRHLLDRYGSLIDEVLALAADDRGLLEPITEAPVYLKVEAAYAAAAEGALHLEDILARRMRISIEYPHRGVDCAREVAEVVAPYLGWTEAEVEREVATYIARVEAEVQSQAQPDDESADALRASAPEARAEILEPVPLN
- a CDS encoding NAD(P)H-quinone dehydrogenase translates to MVRRIVIVGGGPAGYEAALVAAGYGKDANHVTVVDSDGIGGAAVLFDCVPSKAFIASTGVRTELRRAAGLGFDLGIEAAKITLSQLNNRAMTLAASQSADIGNQLLNNGVTVINGRAELVDDIAGMAHHRVKVTTADGRTGVLKADVVLIATGARPRVLPNAEPDGVRILNWRQLYDLDELPEHLIIVGSGVTGAEFCNAYTELGVTVTVVASRDQILPHEDSDAAAVLEEVFAERGVTLVKNARANSVQRTPTGVRVNIADGRTVEGSHALMTVGSVPNTAGLGLERVGVELNPGGYIPVDRVSRTPAAGIYAAGDCTGLLPLASVAAMQGRIAMYHALGEGVSPIRLRTVAAATFTRPEIGAVGIPQSAIDDGSVPARTLMLPLNTNARAKMSLLRHGFVKIFCRPATGVVIGGVVVAPIASELILPIALAVQNRISVTDLAQTLSVYPSLSGSIVEAARRLMAHDDLD